In Trichoderma breve strain T069 chromosome 4, whole genome shotgun sequence, the following proteins share a genomic window:
- a CDS encoding sodium:solute symporter family domain-containing protein: protein MSDSSSTPLSQAYGYGIVLGLGFAFAIFMITVTHILKRFNNEVQTSEMFNTAGRTVKSGLVASAVVSSWTWAATLLQSSGVCYRYGVSGPFWYASGATVQILLFATIAITLKKRAPNAHTFLEVIKARYGMAAHFTFIVFGLMTNMLVSLMLITGGAATVNALTGMHAVAAIFLIPIPVVAYTVSGGLKATFITDYIHTFAVLIIIMIFALKTYATSDVLGSPAAVYDLLVKAAQAHPVSGNRDGSYLTMKSQGGAIFFVINIVGNFGTVFLDNGYYNKSIAASPIHALPGYIMGGAAWFAIPWLTATTLGLAALALESSPQFPTYPNRLTDSQVSAGLALPYAAVALMGKGGAIATLIMLFLAVTSAFSAELVATSTIFTYDIYRTYIRPSASSKSLVWMSHISMVAYMLVVCCISTGLWYNGISMGYLYLLMGVLISAAVIPATLTLLWNGQNRWAAIFSPILGTICAIVAWLVTAKKKCGKLDVDCTGSNDPMLAGNVVALLAPVVLVPLFCLIFGFDKYNWQSMMEIRKVDDHDMIQASGLDSEAQRQLERNQERTESEEERRKLNKAFKIACFVTVFMALAFLVLWPMPMYGTGYIFSKPFFTGWVTVGIIWIFCSFICVGLYPIWESRATLVRVLTGIVTGKAPPVVTMAIEGETSGDMTPEKEDMREGSIP, encoded by the exons ATGTCTGACTCAAGTTCCACCCCGCTGAGCCAAGCCTATGGCTATGGCAttgtccttggccttggttTTGCATTTGCCATCTTTATG ATCACCGTTACTCACATTCTTAAACGGTTCAACAATGAAGTTCAGACGTCTGAAATGTTCAACACTGCTGGCCGTACCGTCAAATCTGGTTTAGTGGCCTCAGCTGTCGTCTCGTCCTGGACCTGGGCCGCGACTCTATTACAGAGTTCAGGCGTGTGTTACCGATATGGCGTCTCTGGTCCCTTCTGGTATGCCTCTGGAGCTACTGTTCAGATCTTGCTATTTGCTACGATAGCCATCACGCTCAAGAAGCGAGCACCAAATGCGCATACGTTCCTGGAAGTCATCAAGGCAAGATATGGCATGGCAGCACACTTCaccttcatcgtcttcggccTCATGACCAACATGTTGGTTTCACTCATGTTAATCACGGGAGGAGCAGCAACTGTAAATGCATTGACTGGGATGCATGCCGTAGCAgccatctttctcattcCCATCCCCGTCGTGGCGTATACTGTGTCTGGTGGTCTCAAGGCGACCTTCATCACCGACTACATCCATACGTTTGCAGTGCTCATTATCATCATGATCTTTGCTCTCAAGACCTACGCCACCTCAGATGTGCTCGGCAGCCCGGCAGCCGTATACGATCTCCTCGTCAAAGCTGCCCAGGCCCACCCCGTCTCTGGCAACCGCGACGGTAGCTATCTCACCATGAAATCTCAGGGTggtgccatcttcttcgtcatcaacaTCGTTGGAAACTTTGGCACTGTGTTCTTGGATAACGGCTACTACAACAAGAGTATTGCAGCAAGCCCGATTCATGCTTTGCCGGGATACATCATGGGCGGTGCGGCATGGTTTGCTATTCCGTGGTTGACAGCCACCACTCTCGGCCTTGCGGCGCTTGCCCTCGAGTCTAGCCCTCAATTCCCGACGTACCCTAACCGCCTCACGGATTCGCAAGTTTCTGCTGGTTTGGCTCTTCCTTACGCCGCCGTAGCCCTCATGGGCAAAGGTGGCGCCATTGCTACTCTCATTATGCTGTTCTTGGCCGTCACATCAGCCTTTAGTGCTGAGCTGGTAGCAACATCCACCATCTTCACATACGACATTTACAGGACTTATATCCGCCCTAGtgccagcagcaagagcCTCGTATGGATGTCTCATATTTCCATGGTCGCCTATATGCTCGTCgtctgctgcatctccacTGGCTTATGGTATAACGGCATCTCCATGGGCTACCTCTATCTGCTCATGGGCGTGTTAATCTCAGCTGCTGTGATCCCGGCCACATTGACACTGCTGTGGAACGGCCAAAACCGCTGGGCAGCGATTTTCTCACCCATCTTGGGCACAATCTGCGCCATTGTTGCCTGGCTCGTCACTGCCAAGAAGAAGTGCGGCAAGTTGGATGTCGACTGCACGGGCTCGAACGATCCGATGTTGGCTGGCAACGTGGTTGCGCTGCTGGCGCCTGTTGTTCTTGTGCCCCTATTTTGTCTCATTTTCGGCTTTGACAAGTACAACTGGCAGTCCATGATGGAGATTCGAAAGGTGGATGACCACGACATGATTCAGGCGTCAGGGCTTGACAGTGAAGCACAACGACAGCTGGAAAGAAACCAGGAGCGTACGGAATCTGAGGAAGAGCGCCGAAAGCTTAACAAGGCATTCAAGATTGCCTGCTTTGTCACTGTCTTTAT GGCACTTGCGTTCCTCGTTCTTTGGCCAATGCCCATGTATGGCACCGGGTATATCTTCTCCAAGCCCTTCTTCACCGGCTGGGTGACTGTTGGTATCATTTGGATCTTCTGTTCGTTTATCTGTGTTGGATTGTACCCGATATGGGAGAGCAGGGCAACATTGGTTAGAGTGCTCACTGGAATTGTCACTGGCAAGGCACCACCTGTGGTCACGATGGCTATTGAGGGTGAAACGAGCGGAGATATGACGCCTGAAAAAGAGGATATGAGGGAGGGGTCAATTCCATAA
- a CDS encoding pirin domain-containing protein → MSILRQAKIIPHLSSSRGHNNLGWLDTYHSFSFADWHDPRYTHFGALRVLNEDRVKPNTGFPTHPHRDFEIFSYILSGELTHRDSMLTKGKEGGQSDKFFRMHRGDVQFTTGGTGIAHSEFNEHNKDTVHFLQIWAIPWKRGLTPRYHTRNFPEEAKREGFVKILSPLKAGEDATFQEEAEAEPTIPETIPIHADLVMGAGIIAPDGKFEWTVGGGAGQKTQRKVYIHLPMLKGGKAKIRLDGREDAELSEGDGAFVDGVQIGDKLIVESIGEAEAEVVVLDTA, encoded by the coding sequence ATGTCAATTCTCCGACAGGCCAAGATCATCCCTCATCTATCTTCGAGCAGGGGTCACAACAACCTAGGATGGCTGGACACTTATCACAGCTTTTCCTTTGCCGATTGGCACGATCCCAGATACACTCACTTTGGAGCCCTACGAGTCTTGAATGAAGATAGAGTGAAGCCCAACACGGGATTCCCCACTCACCCTCACCGGGACTTTGAAATCTTCAGCTACATCTTATCCGGAGAGTTGACGCATCGTGATTCTATGCtcaccaagggcaaggagggTGGTCAATCCGATAAATTCTTCCGGATGCACCGTGGAGACGTGCAATTCACTACAGGCGGCACGGGTATAGCCCACTCTGAATTCAACGAGCACAACAAGGACACGGTCCACTTTCTTCAGATCTGGGCTATCCCGTGGAAGAGGGGCCTAACTCCTCGATATCACACTCGCAATTTCCcggaggaggccaagcgagAGGGCTTTGTAAAGATCCTCAGCCCGCTCAAGGCTGGCGAGGATGCTACCTTTCAAGAGGAAGCGGAAGCAGAGCCTACCATCCCAGAAACAATCCCCATTCACGCAGATCTCGTCATGGGCGCTGGCATCATCGCACCGGACGGCAAGTTTGAGTGGACAGTTGGAGGCGGCGCAGGCCAAAAGACACAGCGCAAGGTCTATATCCACCTGCCAATGCTAAAGGGCGGAAAGGCCAAGATCCGGCTCGATGGGCGAGAGGACGCAGAGCTTTCCGAGGGAGACGGCGCATTTGTCGATGGAGTTCAGATTGGAGACAAGTTAATAGTGGAGAGCATTGGagaggccgaagccgaggTGGTTGTGCTTGACACGGCTTGA
- a CDS encoding protein kinase domain-containing protein, which produces MSGSGSVPATPDSVSDGTRELSLQASPYSEDSSVAGTPNGDELGDSPKRLPSLNTFSDPRNMNPNSTTLGILGKARHPPQATSSFVGGAGAMDNSVMAKARALHQQRMQKGMAAAGSSPVSPMPSPGGPVAPGFPNLRMPPTMQRPGAVPHPRSAPVLPKPSLSERRANMGMGMKLSDIGGSGSPMPTGGLRRAGAPSFSAGMPGNDDFKKYIDTEKGWITFDGAATITRTGVNFSNGQTFSISLDEVEIIDELGKGNYGTVYKVRHAKPSAPRFGQGLSGAKLAPHPHRSQSDSAVTDAASALDGRTGKVMAMKEIRLELDDAKFTTILKELVILHECVSPFIIDFYGAFFQEGAVYMCIEYMDGGSIDKIYAGGIPENVLRKITYSAIMGLKSLKDEHNIIHRDVKPTNILANTRGQIKICDFGVSGNLVASIAKTNIGCQSYMAPERISGGAMAQPGGTDGTYSVQSDVWSLGLTIIECAMGQYPYPPEASSTIFSQLNAIVEGEPPAMPEEGYTDMAKDFVKNCLHKIPKMRPTYALLLKHPWIQSLTKPETITEVAEDGTEDAEVAEWVKSVLKKNAEGHNGDGPSKPALHAAPLDSISPLGSPVINHGL; this is translated from the exons ATGAGCGGTTCCGGCTCTGTCCCGGCCACGCCGGACAGCGTGTCCGATGGCACTCGTGAGCTCTCGCTACAAGCATCTCCATACTCGGAAGACTCATCGGTGGCTGGCACGCCCAACGGCGATGAGCTTGGCGACTCTCCCAAGCGACTCCCATCCTTGAACACCTTTTCCGACCCTCGAAATATGAATCCCAACTCGACTACGTTGGGAATCTTGGGCAAGGCGAGGCATCCTCCGCAAGCAACCTCATCTTTCGTGGGGGGCGCCGGAGCCATGGACAACAGtgtcatggccaaggcgcGAGCCCTTCATCAGCAGCGAATGCAAAAGGGCATGGCAGCGGCGGGCAGCTCGCCTGTCTCACCGATGCCCTCGCCCGGAGGTCCCGTGGCGCCCGGCTTCCCTAACCTCCGCATGCCCCCGACTATGCAGCGTCCCGGTGCAGTGCCGCACCCCAGATCGGCACCTGTCCTACCAAAGCCCTCCCTTAGCGAGAGAAGAGCCAACATGGGTATGGGAATGAAGCTCTCTGATAtaggcggcagcggcagccccATGCCTACGGGTGGACTGCGCCGGGCCGGTGCTCCCTCTTTCTCCGCCGGGATGCCTGGAAACG ACGACTTCAAGAAGTACATCGATACAGAGAAGGGCTGGATTACTTTTGACGGTGCTGCTACGATCACTCGGACCGGAGTCAACTTCTCCAATGGCCAGACCTTCAGCATATCCCTTGACGAGGTGGAAATTATAGATGAGCTCGGAAAGGGCAACTACGGAACCGTATACAAGGTCAGACATGCGAAGCCGAGTGCGCCGCGATTTGGACAGGGTTTGTCTGGAGCCAAGCTGGCACCGCATCCCCATCGCAGTCAGTCGGACTCGGCGGTCACAGACGCTGCAAGCGCATTGGACGGTCGGACCGGTAAAGTAATGGCGATGAAGGAAATTCGACTCGAGCTCGATGACGCCAAATTCACCACTATTCTCAAAGAGTTGGTCATTTTGCACGAGTGTGTGTCTCCATTCATCATCGACTTTTACGGAGCCTTCTTTCAAGAGGGCGCAGTTTACATGTGCATCGAGTACATGGATGGTGGTTCCATTGATAAAATCTACGCCGGAGGCATACCTGAAAACGTCCTGCGCAAAATTACCTACTCAGCCATTATGGGCCTCAAGTCACTGAAAGACGAGCATAACATTATCCATCGTGACGTAAAGCCAACAAATATCTTGGCCAACACACGAGGCCAGATCAAAATTTGCGATTTCGGCGTCAGCGGCAATCTTGTTGCCAGTATAGCCAAGACAAACATTGGATGCCAGAGTTACATGGCCCCTGAGCGGATATCTGGAGGTGCCATGGCACAGCCAGGCGGTACCGACGGAACCTACAGCGTCCAGAGCGATGTCTGGAGCTTAGGCCTGACAATCATTGAGTGCGCCATGGGCCAGTACCCATACCCACCCGAAGCCTCGTCCACCATTTTCAGTCAACTGAAT GCAATCGTCGAAGGCGAACCCCCTGCCATGCCAGAGGAGGGTTACACGGATATGGCAAAGGACTTTGTCAAGAACTGTCTACATAAGATTCCCAAGATGCGACCGACGTACGCTCTACTGCTTAAGCATCCTTGGATCCAGTCCTTGACCAAGCCGGAAACGATTACTGAAGTCGCCGAAGATG GCACCGAAGATGCCGAGGTTGCTGAATGGGTCAAGTCTGTACTGAAGAAGAATGCGGAAGGGCACAACGGCGACGGTCCTAGCAAGCCAGCGCTTCATGCCGCGCCCCTGGACAGCATTAGCCCGTTGGGGAGCCCTGTTATCAACCACGGTCTATAG
- a CDS encoding membrane transport protein domain-containing protein yields MFQETAPSHPSLSHLCLLVFEAVLEVVCVSLPGYIVARLGHFDADKQKFLANLNVMLFTPCLIFTKLASQLNAEKLSDLAIIPAIFIVQTLVSWIVSILVAKGFRFNKRASNFVTAMGVFGNSNSLPISLVLSLSQTIKGLHWDRIPGDNDDEVGARGILYLLIFQQLGQLVRWSWGYHVLLATKDKYPEYQDDLVEEGQYRYSDEEPSEQEPEILIGGLDGDTEDDVDDADLLNFKKGNFPANGHTLANNGLEDDILSFPRIRLQDETEVDDRAVGATSRQYQRLPQPVQTILSFISKSVAKAVNFAWEFMNPPLWAMLCAVIVASVPKLQQLFFEEGSFVKNSVTNAVQSSGGVAVPLILVVLGANLARNTAAHEFPLDPEEEKIGTKLLIASLLSRMFLPTLIMAPILALTAKYLPISILDDPIFIIVCFLLTGAPSALQLAQICQINNVYEKTMGRILFQSYVIWILPSTLFLVMMALEVIEWAKVY; encoded by the exons ATGTTCCAGGAGACGGCGCCATCGCATCCCTCCCTATCGCATCTCTGCTTGCTCGTCTTCGAAGCCGTCCTGGAGGTGGTCTGCGTGAGCTTGCCGGGATACATTGTCGCGCGCCTTGGTCATTTCGACGCTGATAAACAAAAATTCCTGGCGAATTTGAATGTCATGCTCTTTACGCCTTGCCTTA TCTTCACCAAATTAGCTTCCCAACTCAACGCTGAAAAGCTGTCCGATCTCGCCATCATACCCGCCATCTTTATCGTACAAACGCTCGTATCATGGATAGTCTCGATTCTCGTTGCCAAAGGATTCCGATTCAACAAGCGAGCCTCCAACTTTGTCACAGCCATGGGCGTCTTTGGCAACTCTAATTCGCTGCCAATCTCCCTTGTGCTCTCCTTATCGCAGACGATCAAGGGCCTCCACTGGGACAGGATACCTGGCGATAATGATGACGAAGTCGGCGCGCGCGGCATCTTATATCTTCTAAtcttccagcagcttggTCAACTTGTCAGATGGAGCTGGGGATATCACGTTCTGCTAGCCACCAAAGACAAGTACCCAGAATATCAGGATGATTTAGTCGAGGAGGGCCAATACAGATACAGCGACGAAGAACCAAGCGAACAGGAGCCCGAGATTCTCATTGGTGGCCTGGATGGTGATActgaagatgacg ttgacgatgccgacttGCTGAATTTCAAGAAGGGCAACTTCCCTGCGAATGGACATACGCTTGCTAATAATGGCCTGGAGGATGACATTCTTTCATTTCCCCGGATCCGTCTTCAAGACGAGACTGAAGTCGA TGACCGTGCAGTTGGTGCCACGTCTCGCCAGTATCAGCGGCTCCCTCAGCCTGTACAAACCATCCTTTCCTTCATCTCTAAGTCAGTCGCCAAGGCAGTCAACTTCGCTTGGGAGTTCATGAATCCCCCTCTGTGGGCTATGCTCTGTGCTGTCATCGTTGCGTCTGTCCCGAAGCTTCAGCAATTGTTTTTCGAGGAGGGTTCATTTGTCAAGAACAGTGTCACCAACGCGGTCCAGTCTAGTGGAGGCGTCGCAGTGCCTTTGATCTTGGTTGTTCTCGGTGCCAACCTGGCTCGCAATACTGCCGCTCACGAATTTCCCCTCGACCCCGAGGAGGAAAAGATTGGAACCAAGCTCTTGATCGCCTCGCTATTGAGCAGGATGTTTTTGCCAACACTAATCATGGCTCCCATATTGGCCCTCACCGCAAAGTACCTGCCTATCAGCATTCTTGATGaccccatcttcatcatcgtgTGCTTCCTGCTCACTGGTGCGCCTAGCGCGCTTCAACTTGCGCAAATTTGCCAAATCAACAATGTGTATGAGAAGACTATGGGTAGAATCCTGTTTCAGAGCTACGTCATTTG GATTCTCCCTTCtactctttttcttgtcaTGATGGCTCTCGAGGTTATCGAGTGGGCCAAGGTGTATTAG
- a CDS encoding hexapeptide repeat of succinyl-transferase domain-containing protein: protein MAARSPDGTPIDLAENRRRMARGELYWAFTPDLIQDRKQCARACRRLNTAEEVTRRELVEIWKEIARDEEPLPPKAASEEEDDALLEDYPWVEGPLKTDYGYNIKLGKNVFVNSNSTWIDTCPITIGARTLIGPNCSFYSGTHPLDHRVRNGTRGPESGKPIHVGEDCWFGGGVTVLPGVTIGKGAVIGAGSVVTKDVPEGVVVAGNPARVLRKTIEETENGAV from the exons ATGGCAGCTCGGTCCCCCGACGGAACGCCCATTGACCTGGCAGAAAACAGACGCCGAATGGCCCGCGGCGAGCTCTACTGGGCCTTTACGCCAGATCTCATCCAGGACAGAAAGCAGTGCGCCAGGGCGTGCAGGAGGCTGAACACGGCTGAGGAGGTTACTAGGCGAGAACTCGTCGAGATTTGGAAGGA gATTGCtagagatgaagagccaCTGCCGCCAAAAGCTGctagtgaagaagaagatgatgcctTGCTGGAGGATTATCCATGGGTTGAAGGACCGCTGAAGACAGACTACGGATACAACATCAA ACTCGGAAAAAACGTCTTCGTCAACTCAAACAGCACCTGGATCGACACCTGCCCCATCACCATCGGTGCCCGCACCCTCATCGGCCCCAACTGCAGCTTCTACTCCGGCACGCACCCACTAGACCACCGCGTCCGCAACGGCACGCGCGGGCCCGAGTCCGGAAAGCCCATCCACGTCGGCGAGGACTGCTGgttcggcggcggcgtgaCGGTCCTGCCGGGGGTGACGATTGGTAAGGGGGCGGTGATTGGGGCGGGGAGTGTCGTGACGAAGGATGTTCCTGAGGGTGTTGTTGTGGCGGGGAATCCGGCGAGGGtgttgaggaagacgattGAGGAGACGGAAAATGGGGCTGTTTGA
- a CDS encoding SUR7/PalI family domain-containing protein, whose amino-acid sequence MPKNVILGTSGLILLSTSILFIWFIILPGVTHDTPFRKTYYLRADTSGITGARDISQWTYFFICGLNNNDCGDAHPAIPFGFAWDSNAQNVPPGLGGSHGSDTTSFHYFYMWRFGWVFLLMTLFFEVMALFTAFLSCCGRLGAALAFVVSAIALFFFTLAVTIITATFVEARNRFHDAGRSAQIGAYAFGFLWGSYAALLFATVLFALGIRSDTSFGLRRRRSEKGSRGRSYDGHRVKEDYS is encoded by the exons ATGCCTAAGA ACGTCATTCTAGGCACTTCCGGCCTCATTCTCCTTTCCACCTCCATCCTGTTCATCTGGTTCATCATCCTCCCTGGCGTCACGCATGATACTCCTTTCAGAAAGACATACTATCTCCGCGCCGACACCAGTGGCATCACCGGCGCCCGAGACATCTCCCAATGGACATACTTCTTCATCTGTGGCCTCAACAATAACGATTGCGGAGATGCTCACCCCGCCATCCCCTTCGGGTTTGCCTGGGACAGCAATGCGCAGAACGTGCCACCGGGACTTGGTGGAAGCCATGGCAGCGACACAACGTCGTTCCATTACTTTTACATGTGGCGATTTGGATGGGTGTTCCTGCTTATGACATTGTTCTTTGAGGTTATGGCCCTATTCACCGCATTCTTGTCCTGCTGTGGCCGCCTAGGTGCTGCGCTTGCCTTTGTTGTCTCTGCCattgctctcttctttttcacaCTCGCCGTAACTATTATAAC GGCTACTTTCGTTGAAGCTCGCAACCGCTTTCACGATGCTGGTCGCTCGGCCCAGATCGGAGCTTACGCCTTTGGGTTTCTCTGGGGTTCATACGCGGCCCTTCTCTTTGCTACCGTCCTGTTCGCCCTCGGCATTCGTTCCGACACTAGCTTTGGGTTGAGACGCCGGCGTAGTGAGAAGGGTTCTCGCGGACGCTCTTACGATGGTCACCGGGTTAAGGAAGACTACTCGTAA
- a CDS encoding carbamoyl-phosphate synthase L chain, ATP binding domain-containing protein, whose translation MRSLRANRLSLRPVPRFLSTSSASSTLPKPAALSSVLIANRGEIAIRINKTAERMGIKATTVYTDVDANSWHASSGFQSFGLGPANGYLDGEKIIALAKKHGIQALHPGYGFLSENYKFVERCEEEGIVFVGPPATAMADMGNKARSKEIMNAANVPCVPGYHGSEQGEAELLAYAKEITFPVLLKSVRGGGGKGMRIVMKEDEFLTQLKSARAEAKASFGDGGEVMLVEKYIVRPRHVEVQVFADKHGNTVALGERDCSVQRRHQKVLEESPAPDLDEVTRQDLWDKARKAAEAVGYVGAGTVEFILDKDSGKFYFMEMNTRLQVEHPVTEMVTGLDLVEWQFRIAAGEKLPLTQAEVEEQMNQRGAAIEARIYAENPEKGFMPDSGKLVHAVLLDAAKNDPDIRLDWGFGSGSVVSEAYDGMIAKLIVRGDDRETAIAKLASALRNFEIVGLSTNVEFLKRMCESEAFIAGDVETGFIDKWREELFKPRRINNEVFAQAALGVLSNQLQNIGSSPHGQSLGFGNTNSTSERKLAFKVLDGYSEKEGEVVEAAVSQTGHNLYSVTISRKGEEPQLFSNIISEPTIEGEVTKLKSRFPAERIESTVVPQENGTETKLAIFQHGLKTDLALLPPSWYEKALGLKELTASVAAPMPCKILKNEVTEGQTVKKGEPLVVIESMKMETVIRSPQDGVIKKLAHKEGDICKAGTVLVLFEEDASKEESS comes from the exons ATGCGTTCTCTCCGCGCCAATCGCCTCTCTCTGAGGCCTGTGCCTCGATTCCTCTCCAcgtcttcagcttcatctaCCCTCCCCAAGCCCGCGGCGCTGAGCTCCGTGCTCATTGCCAACAGAGGCGAGATCGCAATTCGAATCAACAAGACCGCGGAGCGCATGGGCATAAAGGCCACCACCGTATACACAGACGTCGACGCCAACTCGTGGCACGCCTCGTCCGGCTTCCAGTCCTTTGGCCTGGGCCCGGCAAACGGCTACCTGGACGGCGAGAAGATCATCGccctggccaagaagcacgGCATCCAGGCGCTGCACCCGGGCTATGGCTTCTTGTCCGAGAACTACAAGTTCGTCGAGCGGTgcgaggaggagggcatCGTCTTTGTCGGCCCGCCTGCCACCGCAATGGCTGACATGGGCAACAAGGCGCGAAGCAAGGAGATTATGAATGCGGCCAACGTGCCTTGCGTTCCTGGATACCACGGCTCCGAACAGGGCGAAGCTGAATTGTTAGCGTACGCCAAAGAGATTACCTTCCCCGTCCTCCTCAAGAGTGTgcgaggaggtggtggcaAGGGCATGCGAATTGTCatgaaggaggatgagtTCCTCACCCAGCTCAAGAGCGCCAgagccgaggccaaggcttCCTTTGGCGACGGCGGAGAGGTCATGCTCGTCGAGAAGTACATTGTCCGCCCCAGACACGTCGAGGTGCAGGTCTTCGCCGACAAGCACGGCAACACCGTCGCCCTTGGCGAGCGAGACTGCAGTGTCCAGCGACGACACCAAAAGGTTCTCGAAGAGTCCCCCGCTCCTGATCTCGATGAGGTCACCAGACAAGATCTCTGGGACAAGGCAAGGaaggccgccgaggccgTGGGCTACGTCGGTGCCGGAACAGTCGAAttcatcctcgacaaggACAGCGGCAAGTTCTATTTCATGGAGATGAACACGCGGTTGCAGGTCGAGCATCCCGTCACTGAGATGGTCACCGGCCTGGACCTTGTCGAGTGGCAGTTCCGCATCGCCGCcggcgagaagctgcctcTGACCCAGGCCGAGGTCGAAGAGCAGATGAACCAGCGAGGGGCCGCTATTGAGGCCCGTATCTACGCTGAGAACCCCGAGAAGGGCTTCATGCCCGATTCAGGCAAGCTCGTCCATGCCGTCCTTCTGGATGCTGCCAAGAACGATCCCGATATCCGTCTCGACTGGGGCTTCGGCTCCGGCAGTGTCGTCTCCGAGGCGTACGACGGCATGATTGCCAAGCTCATCGTCCGAGGCGACGACCGCGAGACGGCCATTGCTAAGCTCGCCTCCGCTCTGCGCAACTTTGAAATTGTCGGCCTGAGCACTAACGTCGAGTTCCTCAAGAGAATGTGCGAGTCTGAGGCGTTCATTGCCGGCGACGTCGAGACCGGCTTCATCGACAAGTGGAGGGAGGAGCTCTTCAAGCCTAGACGCATCAACAACGAGGTCTTCGCCCAGGCTGCCCTCGGCGTCCTGAGCAACCAGCTGCAGAACATTGGCTCCAGCCCGCACGGCCAGTCACTCGGCTTCGGCAACACGAACTCGACTAGCGAGCGCAAGCTCGCCTTCAAGGTCCTCGACGGCTACAGCGAGAAGGAGGGCGAGgtcgtcgaggccgccgtcTCGCAGACCGGCCACAACCTCTACAGCGTCACCATTTCCCGCAAGGGCGAGGAGCCCCAGCTCTtcagcaacatcatcagCGAGCCTACCATTGAGGGCGAGGTGACCAAGCTCAAGTCCCGGTTCCCCGCCGAGAGGATCGAGTCCACCGTCGTTCCCCAGGAGAACGGCACCGAGACCAAGCTGGCGATCTTCCAGCACGGACTCAAGACGGATCTGGccctgctgccgccgtcatgGTACGAGAAGGCCTTGGGCCTGAAGGAGCTGACTGCCTCTGTGGCAGCACCGATGCCCTGCAAGATCTTGAAGAATGAGGTCACTGAGGGACAGACTGTGAAGAAGGGCGAACCACTCGTCGT CATCGAAtccatgaagatggaaacagTCATCCGATCGCCGCAGGACGGtgtcatcaagaagcttgccCACAAGGAAGGA GATATCTGCAAAGCCGGAACCgttcttgtcttgtttgaagaagacgctAGCAAAGAGGAATCATCATAA
- a CDS encoding pyridoxamine 5'-phosphate oxidase domain-containing protein, with amino-acid sequence MDKIPLNYEASEGDTHKRQTSTLPIEVVQCLENARFLHLATCTDNVPNVSLMNYTYLPSSPYSASPVIIMTTNPASRKTTNIVTNPNVSLLVHDWVSHRPPTQGRRLSGGSPGPETRSSLAALLLNLNTSAMSSISATIGGAARIAPIGSAEEKFYVEQHLENNTFEEGVPLFQPATNTESSREGDRAGGHFVAGEEVRVIVVDIQNVRISDWKGTVRDWELVSDAPLLNGGA; translated from the exons ATGGACAAGATCCCGCTCAACTACGAGGCGTCCGAGGGCGATACGCACAAGCGCCAGACGAGCACGCTGCCCATCGAGGTGGTGCAATGTCTCGAAAATGCCCGATTC CTTCACCTGGCGACATGTACGGATAACGTGCCCAACGTATCCCTCATGAACTACACCTACCTCCCCTCCTCGCCCTACTCGGCTTctcccgtcatcatcatgacCACCAATCCCGCCTCTCGCAAGACAACCAACATTGTCACGAACCCAAACGTCTCTCTCCTGGTCCACGACT GGGTTTCTCACCGTCCTCCAACCCAAGGCCGTCGTCTCTCCGGCGGCTCCCCCGGCCCCGAAACCCgctccagcctcgccgccttactcctcaacctcaacacATCCGCAATGTCCAGCATCAGCGCGACGATAGGAGGCGCCGCGCGGATAGCCCCCATTGGCTCCGCCGAAGAGAAGTTCTACGTCGAGCAGCACCTCGAGAATAACACCTTTGAAGAGGGCGTGCCCCTGTTCCAGCCGGCGACGAATACCGAGAGTAGTCGCGAGGGTGACCGCGCCGGAGGGCACTTTGTAGCCGGCGAGGAGGTGCGCGTCATTGTGGTTGATATTCAAAATGTTAGGATCAGTGATTGGAAGGGAACTGTGAGGGACTGGGAGCTGGTTTCGGACGCTCCATTGCTCAATGGCGGTGCTTGA